The proteins below are encoded in one region of Anaerolineales bacterium:
- a CDS encoding MFS transporter, which yields MKAPPSSPNSLWKDAPFRRLWAGQTISSLGSTVSREALPFTAVLVLAASPLQLGLLAAAGSAAALAFGLPAGLIADRFRRRPVMIAADIARAALLLTISLAAVLGRLDLMLLLVVSFLVGGFSVVFKVAFPTYVPSLVEGSQRIEANASSRSGTPL from the coding sequence ATGAAAGCCCCGCCCTCCTCCCCCAACTCGCTGTGGAAGGATGCTCCATTCCGCCGGCTGTGGGCCGGTCAAACCATCTCCAGCCTCGGTTCGACCGTGAGCCGCGAGGCGCTCCCCTTCACCGCCGTTCTGGTACTCGCGGCCTCGCCGCTTCAGCTCGGCCTGCTGGCTGCCGCAGGTTCGGCCGCGGCCCTGGCGTTCGGCCTGCCGGCAGGCCTGATCGCCGATCGATTCCGCCGTCGACCCGTGATGATCGCCGCAGACATCGCTCGTGCCGCTCTGCTGCTCACGATTTCCCTGGCGGCCGTTCTAGGCCGGCTGGATCTGATGCTGCTCCTGGTCGTGTCGTTTCTCGTAGGCGGGTTCAGCGTAGTGTTCAAGGTTGCCTTCCCCACCTACGTCCCCAGCCTGGTGGAGGGGAGCCAGCGGATCGAGGCCAACGCAAGCTCGAGGTCGGGGACTCCCTTGTAG
- a CDS encoding PHP domain-containing protein, with amino-acid sequence MPELLAVETHCHTYWSKDSLMLPDRLIAVAQDAGLDRLAITDHNAIGGALEAARLAPDFIIVGEEIMTTQGELLAYFVREHIPAGLTPEETIRRLRGQQAAISVAHPYDHRRSGAWKEEDLRRILPLVDAIEAFNSRSMVRDANPQAERLASTEGKPGTAGSDAHSYREVGRSRMLLPPFHDGPSMAQAFRQAQLVCRQSSHAIHLTSRYATWRKLAGWQPPRRG; translated from the coding sequence ATGCCGGAACTGCTCGCAGTCGAAACCCACTGCCACACCTACTGGTCCAAGGACAGCTTGATGCTACCCGACCGACTGATCGCGGTAGCCCAGGACGCCGGTCTGGACCGTTTGGCGATCACCGATCACAACGCGATCGGCGGCGCCCTGGAGGCCGCCCGGCTGGCGCCGGATTTCATCATCGTCGGTGAGGAAATCATGACCACCCAGGGCGAGCTGCTGGCGTACTTCGTCCGGGAGCACATCCCGGCCGGCTTGACCCCGGAGGAGACCATCCGCCGCCTGCGGGGCCAGCAGGCGGCGATCAGCGTCGCTCACCCGTATGACCACCGCCGATCGGGTGCCTGGAAGGAAGAAGACCTGCGCCGAATCCTGCCGCTGGTCGATGCCATTGAGGCCTTCAACTCACGCAGCATGGTCCGAGATGCCAACCCCCAGGCGGAACGTCTGGCTTCCACTGAGGGCAAGCCGGGCACCGCTGGATCGGATGCCCACTCCTACCGCGAGGTTGGCCGGTCGCGCATGCTGCTCCCACCGTTCCATGACGGGCCTTCCATGGCACAAGCCTTTAGGCAGGCACAGTTGGTCTGCCGGCAGTCCTCCCATGCGATCCACCTAACCTCGCGCTACGCCACCTGGCGCAAGTTGGCCGGCTGGCAGCCGCCTCGCCGGGGTTGA